In one window of Rhodopseudomonas palustris HaA2 DNA:
- the nrdR gene encoding transcriptional regulator NrdR, with protein sequence MRCPNCNSLDTQVKDSRPTEDSSVIRRRRVCIACNFRFTTFERVQLRELTVIKRNGRRVPFDRDKLVRSLQISLRKRPVEPERVEQMVSAIVRELESGGEADISSETIGEIVMDHLRKLDDVAYVRFASVYRNFREAKDFEAVLGELSGEEEARPALVRK encoded by the coding sequence ATGCGGTGCCCGAACTGCAACAGCCTCGATACCCAGGTGAAGGACTCCAGGCCCACCGAGGATTCCTCGGTGATCCGGCGGCGACGGGTCTGCATCGCCTGCAATTTCCGCTTCACCACCTTCGAGCGGGTGCAGCTCCGCGAGCTGACGGTGATCAAGCGCAACGGCCGCCGGGTGCCGTTCGATCGCGACAAGCTGGTGCGCTCGCTGCAGATCAGCCTGCGCAAGCGGCCGGTCGAGCCGGAGCGGGTCGAGCAGATGGTATCGGCGATCGTGCGCGAGCTGGAAAGCGGCGGCGAGGCCGACATCTCGTCGGAGACCATCGGCGAGATCGTGATGGACCATCTGCGCAAGCTCGACGACGTCGCTTATGTGCGGTTCGCCTCGGTGTATCGCAATTTCCGCGAGGCCAAGGACTTCGAGGCGGTGCTCGGCGAATTGTCCGGCGAGGAGGAGGCCCGGCCGGCGCTGGTCCGCAAATGA
- the ribD gene encoding bifunctional diaminohydroxyphosphoribosylaminopyrimidine deaminase/5-amino-6-(5-phosphoribosylamino)uracil reductase RibD: MIFRILEDQYAERAKVEKAAKAAAATDRRFMQLALTLGRRGLGRTGTNPAVGAVLVKDGVIVGRGWTQDGGRPHAEVEALARAGEAARGATLYVTLEPCSHHGRSPPCADAIIAAGVARVVSAIEDPNPLVGGQGHGKLRAAGIAVELGVCVEEAARDHAGHLLRVREQRPHVVLKLAVSTDDKIAADGRKPVAITGEAARARVHLLRAQSDAILVGIGTVLADDPELTVRLPGMAKQSPIRVVLDRALRIPGDSKLVHSARATPLWLMASEIAEPAAAARLGAAGAEVIRAPDCQRTPGLDIAAVLAALSEKGVTRLLVEGGARAARAFVESGLVDEIWLLRGDKAIGEDGVDALDGLPLASITASSAWRVRDSERLGPDTLTIFEPA, from the coding sequence ATGATCTTCCGCATCCTGGAAGACCAATATGCCGAGCGCGCCAAGGTCGAAAAGGCCGCCAAGGCAGCCGCCGCCACTGATCGCCGCTTCATGCAGCTCGCGCTGACGCTCGGCCGCCGTGGCCTCGGCCGCACTGGCACCAACCCCGCGGTCGGCGCGGTGCTGGTCAAGGACGGCGTCATCGTCGGCCGCGGCTGGACCCAGGACGGTGGCCGGCCGCACGCCGAAGTCGAAGCGCTGGCGCGGGCCGGCGAGGCCGCGCGCGGCGCGACGTTGTATGTGACGCTGGAGCCGTGCTCGCATCACGGCCGCTCGCCGCCCTGCGCCGATGCGATCATCGCCGCGGGCGTCGCCCGGGTGGTGTCGGCGATCGAGGATCCCAATCCGCTGGTGGGCGGGCAGGGCCATGGCAAGCTGCGCGCCGCCGGCATCGCGGTCGAGCTCGGGGTTTGCGTCGAGGAAGCCGCGCGCGATCACGCCGGCCATCTGTTGCGCGTGCGCGAGCAGCGTCCGCATGTCGTGCTCAAGCTCGCAGTCTCGACCGACGACAAGATCGCGGCTGACGGCCGCAAGCCTGTGGCGATCACCGGCGAGGCTGCGCGGGCGCGGGTGCATTTGCTGCGCGCGCAGTCGGATGCGATCCTGGTCGGGATCGGCACCGTGCTGGCCGACGATCCGGAACTGACCGTGCGGCTACCGGGAATGGCGAAACAATCACCGATCCGCGTGGTGCTGGACCGCGCTCTGCGCATCCCGGGAGACAGCAAGCTGGTGCATTCGGCGCGGGCGACGCCGCTGTGGCTGATGGCATCCGAGATCGCCGAGCCGGCCGCGGCCGCGCGGCTCGGGGCGGCGGGGGCCGAGGTCATCCGCGCTCCCGATTGTCAACGAACGCCCGGACTCGACATCGCCGCAGTCCTGGCCGCTTTGTCCGAAAAGGGCGTCACCCGGCTCCTGGTCGAGGGCGGGGCGCGGGCCGCGCGGGCGTTCGTCGAGTCCGGTCTCGTCGACGAGATCTGGCTGTTGCGTGGCGACAAGGCGATCGGCGAAGACGGCGTCGACGCCCTGGACGGTTTGCCGCTCGCCTCCATCACCGCGTCGTCGGCTTGGCGCGTCCGCGACAGCGAACGCCTCGGACCGGACACGCTCACGATTTTCGAACCGGCTTAA
- a CDS encoding riboflavin synthase → MFTGIVTDIGEIEALTPTAQGQLHRLRIGCSYDQATIADGASIASNGICMTVVGSGTAGGRTWYEVDAGAETLALTTAKHWGVGTRLNLERALKIGDELGGHIVTGHVDGIATVVAREDLPEMARFTLETTRELARFIAPKGSVTLDGTSLTVNTVEGTRFSVLIIPHTLSATILGGWRVDSEVNIEVDLMARYAARLSEMK, encoded by the coding sequence ATGTTCACCGGCATTGTCACCGACATCGGCGAAATCGAAGCCCTGACGCCCACGGCGCAGGGACAACTGCACCGGCTGCGGATCGGCTGCAGCTACGATCAGGCCACGATCGCCGACGGCGCCTCGATCGCCTCGAACGGCATCTGCATGACCGTGGTCGGGTCGGGCACAGCGGGCGGCCGCACCTGGTACGAGGTCGACGCCGGCGCCGAGACCCTGGCGCTGACCACCGCGAAGCACTGGGGCGTCGGCACCAGGCTCAATCTCGAGCGCGCGCTGAAGATCGGCGACGAGCTCGGCGGTCACATCGTCACCGGCCACGTTGACGGCATCGCCACCGTGGTGGCGCGCGAGGACCTGCCGGAGATGGCACGGTTCACCCTCGAGACGACGCGCGAGCTGGCGCGCTTCATTGCTCCGAAGGGCTCGGTAACGCTCGACGGCACCTCGCTGACGGTGAACACCGTCGAGGGCACGCGTTTCTCGGTGCTGATCATCCCGCACACGCTGAGCGCCACCATCCTCGGTGGCTGGCGGGTCGACAGCGAAGTCAACATCGAGGTCGACCTGATGGCGCGCTATGCCGCGCGGCTGAGCGAGATGAAATAG
- the ribH gene encoding 6,7-dimethyl-8-ribityllumazine synthase, whose protein sequence is MADARRAPLKDQTDVSGARVLIVEARFYDDIQDALLDGAIAELKAAGASHDVLTVPGALEIPAAVAIAIDAAEAAGRPYDAAIALGCVVRGETIHFEIVSMESARALMDLSVARKFPLGNGIITVNTDEQAWARAKPDDLNKGGDAARAALAMLRIKRRLARG, encoded by the coding sequence ATGGCAGACGCGCGGCGCGCACCCCTGAAAGACCAGACCGACGTTTCGGGCGCGCGCGTCCTGATCGTCGAGGCGCGGTTCTACGACGATATCCAGGACGCGCTGCTGGACGGCGCAATCGCCGAACTGAAAGCAGCCGGCGCGAGCCACGACGTGCTGACCGTGCCCGGCGCGCTGGAAATCCCCGCCGCGGTGGCGATCGCGATCGACGCCGCCGAGGCCGCCGGCAGGCCCTATGATGCGGCAATCGCGCTCGGCTGCGTGGTGCGGGGCGAGACCATCCATTTCGAGATCGTCTCGATGGAGTCGGCGCGCGCCCTGATGGACCTGTCGGTGGCGCGGAAATTCCCGCTCGGCAACGGCATCATCACCGTCAACACCGACGAACAGGCCTGGGCGCGAGCAAAGCCCGACGATCTCAACAAGGGCGGTGACGCCGCGCGCGCCGCGCTGGCGATGCTGCGGATCAAGCGCCGACTGGCGCGGGGCTGA
- the nusB gene encoding transcription antitermination factor NusB, with translation MADSKKPAIKKPVPKGDRKANRRGAARLAAVQALYQMDIGGAGINETFAEFESHWIGNEVEGDQYLPAEAAFFRDVVSGVVRDQKKLDPLIDDALAKGWPLARIDAILRAVMRAGAYELEHRKDIPARVVVSEYVDVAHAFVEKDETGMVNAVLDQIARQFREDEFTRG, from the coding sequence ATGGCCGATTCCAAAAAGCCGGCGATCAAGAAGCCGGTCCCGAAGGGCGACCGCAAGGCCAATCGGCGCGGCGCTGCGCGGCTCGCGGCCGTGCAGGCGCTCTACCAGATGGACATCGGCGGTGCCGGCATCAACGAGACCTTCGCCGAGTTCGAGAGCCACTGGATCGGCAACGAGGTCGAGGGTGATCAATATCTGCCGGCCGAGGCCGCGTTCTTCCGCGACGTCGTCTCCGGCGTGGTGCGCGACCAGAAGAAGCTCGACCCGTTGATCGACGACGCGCTGGCGAAGGGCTGGCCGCTGGCGCGGATCGACGCCATCCTCCGCGCGGTGATGCGTGCCGGCGCCTACGAGCTCGAACACCGCAAGGATATCCCGGCGCGCGTCGTCGTCTCCGAATATGTCGACGTCGCCCACGCCTTCGTCGAGAAGGACGAGACAGGCATGGTCAACGCCGTGCTCGACCAGATCGCCCGGCAGTTTCGTGAAGACGAGTTTACGCGGGGGTAG
- the thiL gene encoding thiamine-phosphate kinase yields MPSGEDDLIARYFKPLATDPGALGLVDDAAVLAASRDDLVLTTDAIVEGVHYLPGDPPRAIARKALRVNLSDLAAKGATPAGFLLTLALRSADERFLAPFAQALGEDAALFDCPLLGGDTVSTPGPMMISITAIGRVPPGRMVRRNTLCAGDRILVTGTIGDSALGLDLLQGANADISDEHRAFLIDRYRVPQPRLALAQAIRDHAGAAMDVSDGLAGDLAKMCAASGVTAILDAAAVPLSAAAQAMISGEPAKLARVLGGGDDYELLCGVAAQQLDPFLAAAQRIGVSVSVIGSAEAGTGAPRWRDAEHRDIALSGLSYSHF; encoded by the coding sequence ATGCCCTCCGGTGAAGACGATCTGATTGCCCGCTACTTCAAGCCGCTTGCGACCGATCCGGGCGCGCTGGGGCTGGTCGACGACGCGGCGGTGCTGGCGGCGTCGCGCGACGATCTGGTGCTGACCACCGACGCCATCGTCGAGGGCGTGCATTACCTGCCCGGCGATCCGCCCCGGGCCATCGCCCGCAAGGCGCTGCGGGTGAACCTGTCCGACCTCGCCGCCAAGGGGGCGACGCCCGCGGGGTTCCTGCTGACGCTGGCGCTGCGCAGCGCCGACGAGCGCTTCCTGGCGCCGTTCGCACAGGCGCTCGGCGAGGATGCCGCCCTTTTCGATTGTCCGCTGCTCGGCGGCGATACGGTGTCCACCCCGGGGCCGATGATGATTTCGATCACCGCCATCGGCCGGGTGCCGCCGGGTCGCATGGTGCGGCGCAACACGCTTTGTGCCGGGGACCGGATCCTCGTCACCGGCACGATCGGCGACTCGGCACTCGGCCTCGACCTGCTGCAGGGCGCGAATGCCGACATCTCCGACGAGCATCGCGCCTTTCTGATCGACCGCTATCGCGTGCCGCAGCCGCGTTTGGCCTTGGCGCAAGCCATACGTGACCATGCCGGCGCGGCGATGGACGTGTCCGACGGGCTGGCAGGCGATCTCGCCAAGATGTGCGCCGCCTCCGGCGTCACCGCGATCCTCGACGCTGCGGCCGTCCCGCTCTCCGCTGCGGCGCAGGCGATGATCTCGGGCGAGCCGGCGAAGCTGGCCCGCGTGCTCGGGGGCGGTGACGACTATGAGCTGCTTTGCGGCGTTGCAGCACAGCAGCTCGACCCGTTTCTTGCTGCAGCGCAGCGAATAGGGGTTTCGGTCAGCGTCATCGGCTCCGCCGAAGCCGGAACCGGAGCGCCGCGATGGCGCGACGCCGAGCATCGTGACATCGCGCTGTCAGGGCTGTCATACAGTCATTTCTAG
- a CDS encoding sodium-translocating pyrophosphatase, which translates to MTALWVIVLCGALAIVYAVWATSSVLAADQGNARMQEIAAAVREGAQAYLKRQYMTIAIVGVVIFALLAYFLGVLVAIGFLIGAVLSGAAGFIGMNVSVRANVRTAQAATTSLAGGLELAFKAGAITGLLVAGLALLGVTLYFIYLIHYANLAPNSRTVVDALVALGFGASLISIFARLGGGIFTKGADVGGDLVGKVEAGIPEDDPRNPATIADNVGDNVGDCAGMAADLFETYAVTAVATMVLAAIFFAATPDLLLNMMTLPLAIGGICILTSIAGTFFVKLGASQSIMGALYKGLIATGVLSLIGVGAVIHQLIGFGPLAGVSYTGLALFECGIVGLAVTGLIIWITEYYTGTDYRPVKSIAQSSVTGHGTNVIQGLAISMESTALPAIVIIAGILVTYSLAGLFGIAIATTTMLALAGMIVALDAFGPVTDNAGGIAEMAGLPKEVRKATDALDAVGNTTKAVTKGYAIGSAGLGALVLFAAYNEDLKFFIANAAKYPYFEGVLPDFSLNNPYVVVGLLFGGLLPYLFGAMGMTAVGRAAGAIVEEVRRQFREKPGIMKGTDKPDYGKAVDLLTKAAIKEMIIPSLLPVLSPIFVYFVIYAIAGGGPAGKSAAFSAVGAMLLGVIVTGLFVAISMTSGGGAWDNAKKYIEDGHHGGKGSDAHKAAVTGDTVGDPYKDTAGPAVNPMIKITNIVALLLLAILAH; encoded by the coding sequence ATGACAGCTTTATGGGTGATCGTGCTCTGCGGAGCGCTTGCGATCGTATACGCCGTCTGGGCGACCTCGTCGGTGCTCGCCGCCGATCAGGGCAACGCGCGGATGCAGGAAATCGCCGCCGCCGTGCGTGAAGGCGCGCAGGCCTATCTGAAGCGCCAGTATATGACCATCGCCATCGTCGGCGTGGTGATCTTCGCGCTGCTCGCTTACTTTCTCGGCGTCCTCGTCGCGATCGGCTTCCTGATCGGCGCGGTGCTGTCGGGCGCGGCCGGCTTCATCGGCATGAACGTGTCGGTGCGTGCCAACGTCCGCACCGCGCAGGCGGCGACCACCTCGCTCGCCGGCGGCCTCGAGCTCGCCTTCAAGGCTGGCGCCATCACCGGCCTTCTGGTCGCGGGTCTCGCGCTGCTCGGCGTGACGCTGTATTTCATCTATCTGATCCACTACGCCAATCTGGCTCCGAACAGCCGCACCGTGGTCGACGCGCTGGTCGCACTCGGCTTCGGCGCCTCGCTGATCTCGATCTTCGCTCGTCTCGGCGGCGGCATCTTCACCAAGGGTGCGGACGTCGGCGGTGATCTCGTCGGCAAGGTCGAAGCCGGCATTCCGGAAGACGATCCGCGCAACCCGGCGACGATCGCCGACAACGTCGGCGACAATGTCGGCGACTGCGCCGGCATGGCCGCCGATTTGTTCGAGACCTATGCGGTGACCGCGGTCGCCACCATGGTGCTCGCCGCGATCTTCTTCGCCGCCACGCCTGACCTGTTGCTCAACATGATGACGCTGCCGCTCGCCATTGGCGGCATCTGCATCCTGACCTCGATCGCCGGCACCTTCTTCGTCAAGCTCGGCGCATCGCAGTCGATCATGGGGGCGCTGTACAAGGGGCTGATCGCCACCGGCGTGCTGTCGCTGATCGGCGTCGGCGCCGTGATCCACCAGTTGATCGGCTTCGGTCCGCTGGCCGGCGTCAGCTACACCGGCCTGGCGCTGTTCGAATGCGGTATCGTCGGTCTCGCCGTCACCGGCCTGATCATCTGGATCACCGAATACTACACCGGCACCGACTACCGGCCGGTGAAGTCGATCGCGCAATCGTCGGTCACCGGCCACGGCACCAACGTGATCCAGGGCCTCGCCATCTCGATGGAATCGACCGCGCTGCCCGCGATCGTGATCATCGCCGGCATCCTGGTCACCTACAGCCTCGCCGGCCTGTTCGGCATCGCGATCGCCACCACCACGATGCTGGCGCTGGCCGGCATGATCGTGGCGCTCGACGCCTTCGGCCCGGTCACCGACAATGCCGGCGGCATCGCCGAAATGGCCGGCCTGCCGAAGGAAGTCCGCAAAGCCACCGACGCGCTCGACGCCGTCGGCAACACCACCAAGGCGGTGACCAAGGGCTACGCGATCGGCTCCGCCGGTCTCGGCGCGCTGGTGCTGTTCGCGGCGTATAATGAAGATCTCAAATTCTTCATCGCCAACGCCGCGAAGTATCCGTACTTCGAGGGCGTGCTGCCCGACTTCTCGCTGAACAACCCCTACGTCGTGGTCGGCCTGCTGTTCGGCGGCCTGCTGCCGTATCTGTTCGGCGCGATGGGCATGACCGCGGTCGGCCGCGCCGCCGGCGCGATCGTCGAGGAAGTGCGTCGCCAGTTCCGCGAAAAGCCGGGCATCATGAAGGGCACCGACAAGCCGGATTACGGCAAGGCGGTCGACCTGCTGACCAAGGCGGCGATCAAGGAAATGATCATCCCGTCGCTGCTGCCGGTGCTGTCGCCGATCTTCGTCTACTTCGTGATCTACGCGATCGCGGGCGGCGGTCCGGCCGGCAAGTCGGCGGCGTTCTCCGCGGTCGGCGCGATGCTGCTCGGCGTCATCGTCACCGGCCTCTTTGTGGCGATCTCGATGACTTCGGGCGGCGGCGCCTGGGACAACGCCAAGAAGTACATCGAGGACGGCCACCACGGCGGCAAGGGCTCCGACGCCCACAAGGCCGCGGTGACCGGCGACACCGTCGGCGACCCCTACAAGGACACGGCGGGCCCCGCCGTGAACCCGATGATCAAGATCACCAACATCGTGGCACTCTTGCTGCTGGCGATCCTGGCGCACTGA
- a CDS encoding HAD hydrolase-like protein, whose amino-acid sequence MKAFFFDLDGTLTDSRTGLHDSFRAAIEAIGVMPLGDAELDLFLGTPLPEMFRTLKADISQAGIEAGIDAFRAYYETHGIRQNRAYPGVREMLEALKTRRIPVWVVTSKPQAYAERVIRDLGFADLVTDVVGAGLAELDTKSDLVKRALGEAGVAPGDAVMVGDRRYDVEGAKANGVVAVGVTWGYGTREELESAGCDRLVESVSEFCQIFIDRSIVLRTRTAAAAC is encoded by the coding sequence ATGAAAGCATTTTTCTTCGACCTCGATGGCACGCTGACCGACTCGCGGACGGGGCTGCACGATTCGTTTCGCGCGGCGATCGAAGCGATCGGCGTGATGCCGCTTGGCGACGCCGAGCTTGACCTGTTCCTAGGCACGCCTCTGCCGGAGATGTTCCGAACGTTGAAGGCCGACATCAGCCAGGCCGGAATCGAGGCCGGCATCGACGCTTTCCGGGCTTACTACGAAACCCACGGTATCCGTCAAAACCGTGCCTATCCCGGAGTTCGGGAGATGCTGGAGGCTTTGAAGACCAGACGGATTCCTGTCTGGGTCGTGACCTCCAAGCCCCAGGCCTATGCCGAGCGTGTGATCCGCGATCTAGGCTTTGCCGATTTGGTCACCGACGTCGTCGGCGCGGGGCTCGCGGAGTTGGACACTAAAAGCGATCTGGTGAAGCGCGCGCTCGGCGAAGCGGGCGTCGCCCCTGGCGATGCCGTGATGGTCGGAGACCGGCGCTATGATGTCGAAGGGGCCAAGGCCAATGGTGTCGTCGCTGTCGGCGTGACTTGGGGCTACGGCACGCGCGAAGAACTCGAGTCCGCGGGCTGCGATCGCCTCGTCGAGTCCGTTTCGGAGTTCTGTCAGATCTTCATCGATCGCTCGATCGTGCTTCGTACCAGGACCGCCGCCGCGGCCTGCTGA
- a CDS encoding DUF2171 domain-containing protein, which produces MSGVSDIKEHMEVIGADGVHVGTVDKVEGGRIKLTKKDSGEGSHRGHHHFIDGGLVAEVEGDKVRLSANAAVAVSMEDEK; this is translated from the coding sequence ATGAGCGGCGTGAGCGATATCAAGGAACATATGGAAGTCATCGGCGCGGACGGCGTGCATGTCGGCACCGTCGACAAGGTCGAGGGCGGCCGGATCAAGCTGACCAAGAAGGACAGCGGCGAGGGAAGCCACAGGGGCCATCACCATTTCATCGACGGCGGCCTGGTGGCCGAGGTCGAAGGCGACAAGGTGCGGTTGTCGGCCAACGCCGCCGTTGCGGTGAGCATGGAAGACGAGAAATAG
- a CDS encoding alpha/beta fold hydrolase translates to MVTPIRSRTLEANGLGFAIDEAGEGDTTALLLHGFPEARQSWHRQLPALAALGWHAVAPDLRGYGGTTRPRAQAAYHLDHLTDDVAALFAALGGKRRILIGHDWGGVIAWQAALRGKLPLDALIILNAPHPDVFARVLADGWRQKRKSWYVALFQLPWLPEWLMTRNDGAALAQMFRKHSPTISDAQIEIYRRNAIQPGAAIAMINYYRANFTALGGGAGTHPKLTVPTLMIWGEDDLALDIALTEGNEAHVADFTLRRLPGASHWVQQDAPDQVNALIADWARGKGLA, encoded by the coding sequence GTGGTGACGCCGATCCGATCCAGGACGCTCGAGGCAAACGGTCTCGGCTTCGCGATCGACGAAGCCGGCGAGGGCGACACCACGGCGCTGTTGTTGCACGGCTTCCCGGAAGCGCGCCAGTCGTGGCATCGGCAACTCCCGGCGCTGGCCGCGCTCGGCTGGCATGCGGTCGCGCCGGATCTGCGCGGCTATGGGGGAACGACGCGGCCTCGGGCGCAGGCGGCCTATCATCTCGATCACCTCACCGACGACGTCGCGGCATTGTTCGCGGCGCTCGGCGGCAAGCGCCGGATTCTGATCGGCCACGATTGGGGCGGGGTGATCGCCTGGCAGGCTGCGCTGCGCGGCAAGCTGCCGCTCGACGCCCTGATTATCCTCAACGCACCGCATCCGGACGTGTTCGCGCGCGTGCTGGCCGATGGCTGGCGGCAGAAGCGCAAGTCCTGGTATGTCGCGTTGTTCCAGCTGCCCTGGCTGCCGGAATGGCTGATGACCCGCAACGACGGCGCAGCGCTGGCGCAGATGTTTCGCAAGCACAGCCCGACGATCTCGGACGCGCAGATCGAGATCTATCGCCGCAACGCGATCCAGCCCGGTGCGGCGATCGCGATGATCAATTACTACCGCGCCAATTTCACCGCGCTCGGCGGCGGCGCAGGGACCCATCCCAAGCTGACCGTGCCGACCCTGATGATCTGGGGGGAGGACGATCTGGCGCTCGATATCGCGCTGACAGAGGGCAACGAGGCCCATGTCGCCGACTTCACGCTGCGGCGGCTGCCCGGCGCCTCGCATTGGGTGCAGCAGGACGCGCCGGATCAGGTCAACGCCCTGATCGCGGACTGGGCGCGCGGCAAGGGGCTGGCTTAG
- a CDS encoding outer membrane protein assembly factor BamE — protein sequence MSISIERSRRDGLRAMARRRLGPALALALLGAGLSACTSEQFQKGYILPNGALEQIPIGASQDQVLIVMGTPSTVATLNGEVFYYISQRSERPVAFMPQKVVDQRVIAIYFDQNRQVRRIANYGLQDGKIFDFISRTTPTSGQEMSYLAPLFRLISFR from the coding sequence ATGAGTATTTCGATCGAACGAAGCCGTCGCGACGGCCTCCGCGCGATGGCCCGTCGTCGGCTCGGCCCGGCGCTGGCGCTGGCGCTGCTGGGCGCCGGATTGTCAGCCTGCACCTCCGAGCAATTCCAGAAGGGCTATATCCTCCCCAATGGCGCGCTCGAGCAGATTCCGATCGGCGCCAGCCAGGATCAGGTGCTGATCGTGATGGGTACCCCCTCCACCGTCGCGACCCTGAACGGTGAAGTGTTCTATTACATCTCGCAGCGCTCCGAGCGGCCGGTGGCGTTCATGCCGCAAAAGGTGGTCGATCAGCGCGTGATCGCGATCTATTTCGACCAGAACCGCCAGGTTCGCCGTATCGCCAATTACGGCCTCCAGGACGGCAAGATCTTCGACTTCATCAGCCGCACCACGCCGACCTCGGGCCAGGAAATGAGCTATCTGGCGCCGCTGTTCAGGCTGATCAGCTTCCGCTGA
- a CDS encoding ubiquinol-cytochrome C chaperone family protein: MIWPFNHLRPPRTPPRRTIETIYGMIVAQAREPAFYQQYGVADTVNGRFEMIVVHLWLVLRRIRATQDSAGFAQALFDYFCSDLDANLRELGVGDLTVPKRMQAFGEAFYGRSAAYDLALTEGDEALAMALDRNVLYGADIENARRLAAYVGQVIKALDGIEPSKLRNGELRFPAPPAA, encoded by the coding sequence ATGATCTGGCCGTTCAATCACCTTCGTCCGCCCCGGACGCCGCCGCGCCGCACCATCGAGACGATCTATGGCATGATCGTGGCGCAGGCGCGAGAACCCGCATTTTATCAGCAATATGGCGTCGCCGATACGGTTAACGGCCGATTCGAGATGATCGTCGTGCATCTTTGGCTAGTGCTGCGACGGATTCGCGCAACCCAGGATTCGGCCGGCTTCGCGCAAGCGCTGTTCGACTATTTCTGCAGCGACCTCGACGCGAATCTGCGCGAACTCGGCGTCGGCGACCTCACCGTGCCGAAGCGGATGCAGGCGTTCGGCGAGGCGTTCTACGGCCGCTCGGCGGCCTACGATCTGGCGCTGACCGAGGGCGATGAAGCGCTGGCGATGGCGCTCGACCGGAACGTCCTCTACGGCGCGGACATTGAAAACGCGCGGCGACTGGCGGCCTATGTCGGGCAAGTGATCAAAGCACTCGACGGCATCGAGCCGTCCAAGCTACGCAATGGCGAGCTGCGGTTTCCCGCGCCGCCGGCTGCTTGA
- a CDS encoding YceD family protein, with protein MSGDNPWRVPIGVMQIPETGLHRDIEAGEAERTAMAALGGLREILSAKAAFDLTPESGGRVRVTGRVQARVGQTCVVTLDPIESAIDEDVDLTFMPAEQIRELSETVDDDGEPDPGDPPEAIERGMIDIGRVAADALFLGIDPYPRKPDAVFEPVVEPDPPEEHPFAALQALKAPATPPRSRKPKGD; from the coding sequence ATGAGCGGCGACAATCCCTGGCGCGTGCCGATTGGGGTGATGCAGATCCCCGAGACGGGGCTGCATCGTGACATCGAGGCCGGCGAGGCCGAACGGACCGCAATGGCCGCTCTCGGTGGGCTGCGCGAGATCCTGTCGGCGAAGGCCGCATTCGACCTGACGCCGGAAAGCGGCGGCCGGGTGCGCGTCACCGGCCGGGTGCAGGCCAGGGTCGGCCAGACCTGTGTGGTGACGCTCGATCCGATCGAAAGCGCGATCGACGAGGATGTCGACCTGACCTTCATGCCGGCGGAGCAGATTCGCGAATTGTCTGAGACGGTCGACGACGACGGCGAGCCCGATCCGGGCGATCCGCCGGAGGCGATCGAGCGCGGCATGATCGATATTGGCCGGGTCGCGGCCGACGCGCTGTTTCTCGGCATCGATCCGTATCCGCGCAAGCCCGATGCGGTGTTCGAGCCGGTGGTCGAGCCTGATCCCCCCGAAGAACATCCGTTTGCGGCGCTGCAGGCGTTGAAAGCTCCGGCCACACCGCCGCGGTCACGCAAACCCAAGGGCGATTAG